A single Anopheles arabiensis isolate DONGOLA chromosome 2, AaraD3, whole genome shotgun sequence DNA region contains:
- the LOC120894373 gene encoding DNA repair protein RAD51 homolog A: MAQMEKSLQSASTVEEEEDYGPLLIGKLEGNGITNGDIKKLAEAGFHTVEAVAYAPKKQLLAIKGISEAKADKILQEATKHVPMGFTTATEYHQKRSEIIQLTTGSKELDKLLGGGIETGSITEIFGEFRTGKTQLCHTLAVTCQLPVSQNGGEGKCLYIDTEGTFRPERLLATAERYKLVGADVLDNVAYARAYNTDHQMHLLMVASAMMAESRYALIIVDSATSLYRTDYSGRGELAARQTHLAKFLRMLLRLADEFGVAVLITNQVVAQVDGAAMFNPDPKKPIGGNIIAHASTTRLYMRKGRGESRICKIYDSPCLAEGEATFAINPDGIGDVKE; this comes from the exons ATGGCTCAGATGGAAAAGTCCCTACAGTCGGCTTCgacggtggaggaggaggaagactATGGTCCACTGCTGATCGGAAAGCTGGAG GGTAATGGCATCACAAACGGGGACATTAAAAAGCTTGCCGAAGCCGGCTTTCACACGGTCGAAGCGGTAGCGTATGCGCCCAAAAAGCAGCTGCTCGCAATCAAAGGCATCTCGGAGGCGAAGGCGGATAAAATTCTCCAGGAAGCGACGAAACACGTCCCGATGGGCTTTACAACGGCCACCGAGTATCACCAGAAGCGGTCGGAAATCATTCAGCTCACTACCGGGTCGAAAGAGCTGGACAAACTGCTCGGCGGTGGTATCGAAACTGGCAGCATTACGGAAATATTCGGCGAGTTTCGTACCGGCAAGACGCAGCTGTGCCACACGCTCGCCGTAACCTGCCAGCTGCCGGTCAGTCAGAACGGTGGCGAGGGCAAATGTTTGTACATCGATACGGAGGGCACGTTTCGACCGGAGCGGCTGCTTGCTACGGCCGAGCGCTACAAGCTGGTCGGCGCGGACGTGCTGGACAATGTGGCGTACGCGAGAGCGTACAACACCGACCACCAGATGCATCTGCTGATGGTAGCGTCGGCTATGATGGCGGAATCGCGCTACGCGCTCATCATAGTGGACAGTGCGACCAGCCTGTACCGGACCGATTACAGTGGGCGGGGCGAGCTGGCGGCTCGGCAAACGCATTTGGCGAAGTTTCTGCGcatgctgctgcggctggcggACGAGTTCGGGGTGGCGGTGCTGATTACGAACCAGGTCGTGGCGCAGGTGGACGGtgcggccatgtttaatccgGATCCGAAGAAACCGATCGGTGGAAACATCATAGCGCACGCGTCTACCACCCGCCTGTACATGCGGAAGGGTCGGGGCGAATCGAGAATCTGTAAAATCTACGACTCACCGTGCCTGGCGGAGGGCGAAGCCACGTTCGCGATCAATCCGGACGGAATAGGGGATGTGAAGGAGTGA